One stretch of Chryseobacterium indologenes DNA includes these proteins:
- a CDS encoding membrane-binding protein, giving the protein MKKLFTSALLALVISINVCAQEKTYFDENWEKTTQENMEYYRETSPKGKLTLIKDFYKNGTLQMEGLASDTTPSNEVFDGKVTWYTPEGKVMSVVNYSKGKQVGVSQSYDVKGRLLEDLVYKADGTFSGKSFSYKDPENEYYYNSLTVYENSTPTQTIIYDEDIKGIRTESIIGKNGSYENKYFGEKGKDIGSGNSESNSESTQVDYYYNPMRVSKIEKYKSDGSIKEGVIYAKNGNILQEQKRGKKEGSKTTYDESGKKIANLTYQYEKETDTYKPMDGEDYQFSYDYSHVSTIDVYKGGLQVLNKEFNEDGKLTTEKVLKEGSTQEIKYYTPDGKLKSTLTYQDDMPYNGISYEGLTEMQYKDGVLINTRNYTDENKLKFEKKLNAKQTAYDATVYDNKGAILYTYNQPLNEEVDDYSFTAQIVQYVKGKPANKASVKGNILQSGKIRIKDYYGAKELERNGKWILLKVYNSEGKLVQDSKILADTDDSFSSESQIIIQEDQLNTNFD; this is encoded by the coding sequence ATGAAAAAACTATTTACGTCAGCGCTACTGGCATTAGTAATCAGCATTAACGTATGTGCACAGGAAAAAACTTATTTTGATGAAAACTGGGAAAAAACCACCCAGGAAAACATGGAATATTACCGTGAAACCTCTCCAAAAGGGAAACTTACCTTAATTAAAGATTTTTATAAAAACGGAACACTTCAAATGGAAGGTCTTGCTTCTGATACCACTCCAAGTAATGAGGTTTTCGATGGTAAAGTAACCTGGTATACTCCTGAAGGAAAAGTAATGAGTGTGGTGAACTACTCTAAAGGTAAACAGGTTGGCGTTTCTCAATCTTATGATGTTAAAGGAAGATTATTAGAAGATCTTGTTTATAAAGCTGATGGTACTTTTTCAGGAAAATCGTTTAGCTATAAAGATCCTGAAAATGAATATTATTATAACTCACTTACCGTATATGAGAATTCTACTCCAACCCAAACGATTATTTATGATGAGGATATCAAAGGAATCAGAACCGAAAGCATTATAGGTAAAAACGGCAGTTACGAAAATAAATACTTCGGTGAAAAAGGAAAAGATATTGGGAGTGGCAACTCTGAATCTAACAGCGAAAGTACCCAGGTAGATTATTACTATAATCCAATGAGGGTTTCCAAGATTGAAAAGTATAAAAGTGATGGAAGCATCAAAGAAGGTGTTATCTACGCTAAAAACGGAAATATTCTACAGGAACAGAAAAGGGGAAAAAAAGAGGGTTCAAAAACCACTTACGATGAATCCGGAAAAAAAATAGCTAATCTCACGTATCAATATGAAAAAGAAACCGATACCTACAAACCTATGGATGGTGAAGACTATCAATTTAGCTATGATTACAGCCATGTCTCAACCATAGATGTTTATAAAGGCGGGTTACAAGTTCTTAATAAAGAATTTAATGAAGACGGAAAACTTACTACAGAAAAGGTTTTAAAAGAGGGTTCAACTCAGGAGATTAAGTATTATACACCGGATGGAAAATTAAAATCTACATTAACGTATCAGGATGATATGCCTTACAATGGTATTTCCTACGAAGGTCTTACCGAAATGCAATATAAGGATGGTGTTTTGATCAATACAAGAAATTATACTGATGAGAATAAACTGAAGTTTGAGAAGAAATTAAACGCTAAGCAAACGGCTTATGATGCAACGGTATATGACAATAAAGGCGCTATTCTATATACTTATAACCAACCTTTAAATGAGGAAGTGGACGACTACAGCTTCACGGCTCAGATTGTGCAGTATGTAAAGGGTAAGCCAGCCAACAAAGCTTCTGTAAAAGGAAATATTCTTCAAAGTGGAAAAATCAGAATTAAAGACTATTATGGTGCAAAAGAGCTTGAACGTAACGGAAAATGGATCTTATTGAAGGTTTATAATTCAGAAGGAAAACTTGTTCAGGATTCTAAAATTTTGGCTGATACTGATGATAGCTTCTCTAGCGAGAGCCAGATTATCATTCAGGAAGATCAATTGAACACTAATTTTGATTAA
- the rplS gene encoding 50S ribosomal protein L19: protein MDLLKYVQDKYIAKKEFPEFKAGDTITVYYEIKEGQKTRTQFFKGTVIQLRGTGSTKTFTIRKMSGDVGVERVFPINMPALQKIEVDRRGRVRRARIYYFRDLRGKKARIKDAAYKKK from the coding sequence ATGGATTTATTAAAGTACGTACAAGACAAGTACATTGCGAAAAAAGAATTCCCTGAATTCAAAGCAGGTGATACAATTACTGTGTATTACGAAATTAAAGAAGGACAAAAGACTAGAACTCAGTTCTTCAAAGGAACAGTTATCCAATTAAGAGGTACTGGTTCTACAAAAACTTTCACTATCAGAAAAATGTCTGGTGATGTAGGTGTAGAAAGAGTATTCCCTATCAACATGCCTGCACTTCAAAAAATCGAGGTTGACAGAAGAGGTAGAGTTAGAAGAGCTAGAATCTACTACTTCAGAGATCTTAGAGGTAAAAAAGCGAGAATTAAAGACGCTGCTTACAAGAAGAAATAA
- a CDS encoding ABC transporter ATP-binding protein, which translates to MKILLRYLKPYQWLIIISLLLATINQVFSLFAPAITGNILDQLVTHPNFFDKEKLLPRNIDEYLYGTSVYHGAFYFLGLLIGTAMVSRIAKAFQDYVVSVITQKFGAKIFTDGLKHSMALPYQEFEDQRSGETLSILTKVREDSVKFITNFINIFFGILVSIIFVSVYAIRLHWSIMPVYICGIFLIAFITNLLSKRIKVIQKNIVSETTALAGSTTESLRNIEIVKSLGLTNQEVIRLNNNTYKILGLELRKVKSIRSLSFIQGTMVNFLQQMITLTLLYLIFKNIVTPGQYLSLMFYGFFIFGPMQEIGNIIISYREAEASLQNFDRLMKKDVEEKPLHPKQIGAIEELEFKHVSFKHQSAQYKALNNISFDVKNGETIAFVGPSGSGKSTLVKLLVGLYRPQEGNIFYNSINGKEFDFDELRNQIGFVTQDTQLFAGTIKENLLFVNPHATEQELAIALQKSSCTALLERAEKGIETVIGEGGLKLSGGEKQRIAIARALLRKPHLLIFDEATSALDSITEEEITSTIKDISEEREQITVLIAHRLSTIMHADKIYVLERGQIVETGSHDHLIAEKGLYYAMWRQQIGERKTTVSQS; encoded by the coding sequence ATGAAAATACTTTTAAGATATCTTAAACCTTACCAATGGCTGATTATTATTTCTTTGCTGTTGGCCACTATTAACCAGGTTTTCTCTTTATTTGCGCCTGCCATTACAGGGAATATTCTGGACCAATTGGTTACCCACCCTAATTTTTTTGACAAGGAAAAACTTTTACCCAGAAATATAGATGAATACCTTTATGGAACTTCGGTATATCACGGAGCGTTCTATTTCTTAGGCTTATTGATTGGAACTGCGATGGTGAGTAGAATTGCCAAAGCTTTTCAGGATTATGTAGTGAGTGTTATTACCCAAAAATTTGGCGCTAAGATCTTTACAGATGGTTTAAAACATTCAATGGCACTGCCTTATCAGGAGTTTGAAGACCAGAGAAGTGGTGAAACCTTATCTATTTTAACCAAAGTAAGAGAAGATTCAGTGAAGTTTATTACCAATTTCATTAATATTTTCTTTGGGATTTTAGTTAGTATCATTTTCGTTTCGGTGTATGCGATCCGCCTGCATTGGTCGATTATGCCTGTATACATCTGTGGAATTTTTCTGATTGCTTTTATTACGAATTTATTGAGTAAAAGAATTAAAGTGATTCAGAAAAATATTGTTTCTGAAACGACAGCTTTAGCCGGAAGTACTACGGAAAGTCTTAGAAATATAGAAATTGTGAAGAGTTTAGGCTTAACAAATCAGGAAGTGATCCGTCTGAACAACAATACCTATAAGATTCTTGGACTTGAGCTTAGAAAAGTAAAAAGTATCCGTTCTTTAAGCTTTATTCAGGGAACGATGGTTAATTTTCTTCAACAGATGATTACCCTGACGCTTTTATATCTGATTTTTAAAAATATTGTTACACCAGGACAATATCTTTCCCTAATGTTTTATGGATTCTTTATTTTCGGGCCTATGCAGGAGATTGGAAACATTATTATTTCCTACCGTGAAGCAGAAGCCTCTCTTCAGAATTTCGATCGTTTAATGAAAAAAGATGTGGAAGAAAAACCGCTTCATCCCAAACAAATTGGTGCTATTGAAGAATTGGAATTCAAGCATGTTTCTTTCAAACATCAGTCTGCTCAATATAAAGCCCTGAATAATATTTCATTTGATGTTAAAAATGGAGAAACAATTGCTTTTGTGGGACCGAGCGGATCTGGAAAAAGCACTTTGGTAAAGCTGTTAGTGGGTCTTTACAGACCTCAGGAAGGAAATATTTTTTACAATAGTATTAATGGAAAGGAATTTGATTTTGATGAGCTGAGAAATCAGATTGGCTTTGTGACACAGGATACCCAGCTTTTTGCCGGAACGATCAAGGAGAACCTTCTTTTTGTGAATCCTCATGCTACAGAACAGGAACTTGCCATTGCTTTACAGAAATCAAGTTGTACTGCACTACTGGAAAGAGCTGAAAAAGGAATAGAAACCGTTATTGGGGAAGGCGGTTTGAAACTAAGTGGTGGTGAGAAGCAAAGAATTGCTATTGCAAGAGCCCTTTTAAGAAAACCTCATTTGTTGATTTTTGATGAAGCTACTTCAGCATTAGACAGCATAACGGAAGAAGAAATCACCTCTACCATAAAAGACATTTCGGAAGAAAGGGAACAAATTACGGTTCTAATTGCCCACCGACTCAGTACAATCATGCATGCAGACAAAATTTATGTACTGGAGCGCGGACAAATTGTAGAAACAGGCTCTCACGATCATCTGATTGCTGAAAAAGGTCTTTATTATGCAATGTGGAGACAGCAGATTGGAGAAAGGAAAACAACCGTTTCACAATCGTAG
- a CDS encoding SRPBCC family protein, whose translation MNNYTNTIEVKTTENKAYDALAYKINLWWTEMFEGASAQIGDVFTIRFGESIHKTMRVEEAIPDTKIIWYVEDSLIALPELKNQTEWIGTTIIWEIQQTEESSQIKVTHLGLNPDVECYDICSNGWVQFLGSLKLFLETGTGTPYKEK comes from the coding sequence ATGAACAATTACACCAACACAATAGAAGTAAAAACCACTGAAAATAAAGCTTACGATGCCTTGGCTTATAAAATTAATCTTTGGTGGACTGAAATGTTTGAAGGAGCTTCCGCGCAGATAGGAGATGTGTTCACCATAAGATTTGGAGAAAGTATTCACAAAACAATGCGGGTGGAAGAAGCTATTCCTGATACGAAAATAATCTGGTATGTAGAAGATTCATTAATTGCTCTTCCGGAATTAAAAAACCAGACAGAATGGATTGGCACAACCATTATTTGGGAAATTCAGCAAACTGAAGAAAGTTCTCAAATAAAAGTTACTCACCTTGGATTAAATCCGGATGTTGAATGTTATGATATCTGCTCCAATGGCTGGGTACAATTCCTTGGCAGCCTGAAGCTTTTCCTGGAAACCGGAACAGGTACTCCATACAAAGAAAAATAG
- a CDS encoding DUF3592 domain-containing protein, translating to MKRNDAVNQYRIDKKRDNRVIVILATIFTLLFLAMGAGGVYYNGSKFYRHIKLVSDGVKTEARITGYKESWSKDGDEINYTKMYAPVITYYDSSNHSYILHADYSSNSKEWSNDVTVYFDKKDPSKAILGGSWNLWFGPFIFLCLYMIPLIIGLLVLIYYIGTLKKKKPFIT from the coding sequence ATGAAAAGAAATGATGCAGTAAATCAATACAGAATAGACAAAAAAAGAGATAATCGTGTAATCGTTATTCTCGCTACTATATTTACACTTTTATTCCTGGCAATGGGGGCTGGAGGAGTCTATTACAATGGTAGTAAATTCTACAGGCATATCAAATTAGTATCTGATGGAGTAAAAACGGAAGCAAGGATTACGGGGTATAAAGAAAGCTGGTCGAAGGATGGTGACGAGATTAATTATACCAAAATGTATGCTCCGGTTATCACTTATTATGATTCTTCCAATCATTCATATATTCTTCATGCTGATTATAGCAGTAACAGCAAAGAATGGTCCAATGATGTAACCGTGTATTTTGATAAAAAAGACCCTTCCAAAGCCATTCTTGGTGGGTCTTGGAATCTTTGGTTCGGCCCATTTATATTTCTGTGTCTTTACATGATCCCATTAATAATTGGATTGCTTGTTCTAATATATTACATTGGAACATTAAAAAAGAAAAAACCGTTTATAACTTAA
- a CDS encoding MFS transporter, with protein sequence MKKTNPLWLLTLLVMLPQFVETIYSPVLPMVQEKFGVNEESTTLTISLYFIAFALGVAFWGIQCDRIGRKKSLEYGLITYGIGTFAAIFAPDFMILLAARIVSAFGISVGSIVTQTILRDSYDKDHISKVFSWIGIGLSISPIIGMTTGSVLAASAGHQGVFITLYLVAIVFYILSRKNVSETQHSGKEINFQILFDLLKRMLRDRDIIKCCLLVMSFNVLLFSYYSLAPFIFKEQQYSSYVFGYSSIILAAGTFVGAKLNRFLILRNIAPRILVKASVTGSFIASVFVWILTGYGIYFLIPCFFIVMAFSMAIPNILSTALIHYKNETGSAGALLGLIYYVLIGSGLISIGFIQNLGISCVIFSGIGVITLLAFKSKEKTV encoded by the coding sequence ATGAAAAAGACAAATCCACTTTGGCTTTTAACGCTTCTAGTGATGCTTCCTCAGTTTGTGGAAACCATTTACAGTCCTGTTTTACCAATGGTTCAGGAAAAATTTGGAGTGAATGAAGAGTCTACCACTTTAACCATAAGTCTCTATTTTATTGCTTTTGCTTTAGGTGTGGCATTTTGGGGTATACAATGTGATAGGATCGGAAGAAAAAAATCATTAGAATATGGACTGATCACCTATGGAATCGGGACTTTTGCTGCTATTTTTGCTCCTGATTTTATGATTTTACTTGCTGCCAGAATTGTTTCTGCTTTTGGAATTTCTGTAGGTTCTATTGTCACCCAGACGATTCTGCGTGATAGTTACGATAAGGACCATATCAGTAAGGTATTTTCCTGGATTGGGATTGGTTTATCCATCAGTCCGATTATCGGAATGACCACAGGTTCGGTTCTTGCTGCTTCAGCAGGGCATCAGGGCGTTTTTATCACTTTGTATTTAGTAGCAATTGTGTTTTACATTCTTTCCAGAAAAAATGTTTCTGAAACTCAACACTCCGGGAAAGAGATCAATTTTCAGATCCTTTTTGATTTATTGAAACGAATGCTCAGAGACCGAGACATTATCAAATGTTGTTTACTGGTGATGAGTTTTAATGTTTTGCTGTTTTCCTATTATTCACTAGCACCTTTTATTTTCAAAGAACAGCAGTATTCATCCTATGTTTTTGGATACAGCAGTATTATATTAGCTGCCGGAACTTTTGTAGGGGCCAAGCTGAACAGATTTCTGATTTTAAGGAATATTGCTCCCAGGATTTTAGTCAAAGCAAGTGTGACAGGTTCATTTATCGCTTCTGTTTTTGTATGGATATTAACTGGTTATGGAATCTATTTTCTGATTCCTTGCTTCTTTATCGTGATGGCTTTCAGTATGGCTATTCCGAATATTCTGAGTACTGCATTAATCCATTATAAAAATGAAACCGGAAGTGCAGGCGCTTTGCTGGGACTTATTTATTATGTACTGATAGGAAGTGGTTTGATAAGTATTGGTTTTATTCAGAATCTGGGAATTTCATGTGTTATTTTTTCAGGAATTGGAGTCATTACTTTACTGGCATTCAAATCAAAAGAAAAAACCGTTTAA
- a CDS encoding CoA transferase subunit B, giving the protein MLTKEQIAKRISKELRDRYYVNLGIGIPTLVANYVPEGISVEFQSENGVLGMGPFPFEGEEDADIINAGKQTITILDGGSFFDSAFSFGMIRGQKVDLTILGAMEVSENGDIANWKIPGKMVKGMGGAMDLVASAENIIVAMMHVNKAGESKILKKCTLPLTGVNCVKKVVTELAVLEVTPKGFKLLERAPGVSVEDIIKATEAELIIEGEIPEMQF; this is encoded by the coding sequence ATGCTTACAAAAGAACAAATTGCCAAAAGAATTTCAAAAGAACTGAGAGATCGTTATTATGTAAACCTGGGAATCGGAATTCCGACTTTGGTTGCCAACTATGTTCCGGAAGGCATTTCCGTAGAATTTCAGAGTGAAAATGGAGTGTTGGGAATGGGGCCTTTTCCTTTCGAAGGAGAAGAAGATGCCGATATCATCAATGCAGGAAAACAAACCATTACTATTTTAGATGGAGGTTCATTCTTCGATTCAGCCTTTAGTTTTGGAATGATCCGCGGACAAAAAGTAGACCTTACCATTCTTGGAGCGATGGAAGTCTCAGAGAACGGAGATATTGCCAACTGGAAAATTCCTGGAAAAATGGTAAAGGGAATGGGGGGCGCAATGGATCTTGTTGCTTCTGCTGAAAATATTATCGTTGCTATGATGCATGTAAATAAAGCAGGAGAAAGTAAAATCCTTAAGAAATGTACCCTTCCTTTAACCGGAGTAAACTGTGTGAAAAAAGTAGTTACCGAATTAGCCGTACTTGAAGTCACTCCAAAAGGGTTCAAACTGTTGGAAAGAGCACCGGGAGTTTCGGTAGAAGACATTATCAAAGCTACAGAAGCAGAGCTTATCATTGAAGGTGAAATTCCGGAAATGCAATTCTAA
- a CDS encoding AraC family transcriptional regulator: protein MAILKQNEEFDADAIKEKVIGIASDMVLHDSGFHDHKTKAQLLYAPSGCMTITTSDQQFVLPPFRMLWIPPNEIHRVNFRNIVAYRSVYFDREYAERYMSSSFKVLHVNSLLKEIIERICFWKWDVMNASQKHILNVFWDEIRQAPEEKLELKMPGDRRFKRIVEEWTTRTSMPPMLKNLAEETGAVEKTITRIFKKETGLSYQEWRQQWRLQRSIELLVDGNSIGEVSHILDFSSDSAFIEFFKKHTGSTPLQYLIKNE from the coding sequence ATGGCGATATTGAAACAGAATGAAGAATTTGATGCAGATGCTATTAAAGAAAAAGTCATTGGAATAGCTTCCGATATGGTTCTGCATGATTCCGGATTTCATGATCATAAGACCAAAGCACAACTTCTGTATGCACCATCAGGGTGTATGACTATAACAACTTCTGACCAACAGTTTGTACTACCTCCATTCAGAATGCTATGGATTCCACCGAACGAAATACACAGGGTCAATTTCCGGAATATTGTAGCCTATAGATCTGTTTATTTCGATAGGGAATATGCGGAAAGGTATATGAGCTCCAGCTTCAAAGTTTTGCATGTAAACTCTTTATTAAAAGAAATTATTGAAAGAATCTGTTTCTGGAAATGGGATGTTATGAATGCATCTCAGAAACATATTTTAAATGTATTTTGGGATGAAATAAGACAGGCTCCGGAAGAAAAACTAGAGCTTAAAATGCCTGGCGATAGACGTTTTAAAAGAATAGTAGAAGAGTGGACAACCAGAACTTCTATGCCACCTATGTTGAAAAACCTGGCCGAAGAAACAGGAGCAGTTGAAAAGACAATCACCCGTATTTTTAAAAAAGAAACCGGACTTTCTTACCAGGAATGGAGACAGCAATGGCGTCTTCAACGATCCATAGAACTTTTAGTGGATGGTAACTCAATAGGAGAGGTGTCTCATATCTTAGACTTCTCCTCAGATAGTGCCTTTATTGAATTTTTTAAAAAGCATACCGGATCCACCCCCCTGCAATACCTTATAAAAAACGAATAA
- a CDS encoding CoA transferase subunit A produces MIDKRVKNAKEAIEGIKDGMTLMLGGFGLCGIPENSINALVESDVKDLTCISNNAGVDDFGLGLLLHKRQIKKMISSYVGENAEFERQMLSGELEVELTPQGTLAEKCRAAQAGIPAFYTPAGYGTEVAEGKEVKEFKGKPHILEHAFDADFSIVKAWKGDHAGNLIFKGSARNFNHPMAGAGKITIAEVEELVAPGELDPNEIHIPGIMIQRIFQGEKFEKRIEQRTVRTKE; encoded by the coding sequence ATGATAGATAAAAGAGTAAAAAATGCAAAGGAAGCCATCGAAGGAATTAAAGATGGAATGACGCTGATGCTGGGCGGGTTTGGACTTTGCGGAATCCCTGAAAATTCAATCAACGCCTTAGTGGAAAGTGATGTGAAAGATCTTACCTGTATTTCAAATAATGCTGGGGTAGATGACTTTGGGTTGGGATTACTGCTTCATAAAAGACAAATTAAGAAAATGATCTCTTCTTATGTGGGAGAAAATGCTGAGTTTGAAAGACAAATGCTTTCCGGAGAATTAGAAGTAGAACTTACTCCACAGGGAACATTAGCAGAAAAATGCAGAGCAGCTCAGGCTGGAATCCCAGCTTTCTATACCCCTGCGGGCTATGGAACCGAAGTAGCAGAAGGAAAAGAAGTAAAAGAGTTCAAGGGAAAGCCTCATATTTTAGAACATGCTTTTGATGCTGATTTTTCTATCGTAAAAGCCTGGAAGGGAGATCATGCAGGAAACCTTATTTTCAAGGGATCGGCAAGAAACTTTAATCATCCAATGGCAGGGGCAGGAAAAATTACCATTGCCGAAGTTGAAGAGTTGGTAGCTCCGGGAGAATTAGATCCCAACGAGATTCATATTCCGGGTATTATGATTCAGAGAATTTTCCAGGGGGAAAAATTTGAAAAAAGAATTGAGCAAAGAACTGTGAGAACAAAGGAATAA
- a CDS encoding fibronectin type III domain-containing protein: MKHYFFFFCFLAQMAFGQVLFPYLQNPTPNSMIVNWKTASDNETTVIYGDSPTNLNVTVTGTTNIFSDTGYNNNYYYHTAKISNLQPNTKYYYKIKTGVNESAVYNFRTLPLPGQPVTANGKIRFLIMGDNQIKAEPRYDSLTLNAYKKLKEKFGANSDPSDNIALTFMVGDQVDVGTLDHYENVHFKKNIKLSPYLPIQTTVGNHETYGTLGMNSYYAHFYIDEIKYKGITSGNENYYAQQAGNVLFISLSSEHTGSAQQMWLQQILNEANNDPTVDWIISLSHRPYQAEQYVGDISTWVRNNAVPLLVTSDKYLLHVGAHHHLYHRGQLKNTPNYQIISGGTAWDQYWGMSNEQDFDDVQKTLTDWTYQIVEVDIPTGKVDIECYSIGGKYTKKNNELVDSFHRYKNQPKPAKPSITNTFSGSITLPLTLNGSAFSSSNGELLNTTQFLISKAADFSVIEKEFYRDFENWFGKDGNGNPDKTKNLNEGADITKITLAANSIPNGIYYVKTRYRDRNLEWSEWSDVKQFEITGSVVSNPTFTLDKTEYAQNEPIVATFTGGPGNQQDWVGIYKKGQTPGGGVTAQTYVYTNGQTAGTATFNNGLPNKGQYFAGFFANNGYTDIAPRKNFYVGPKVQLQATADTYPVGGTVTINFTNAPSLQKDWIGIYKMGQTPGTTASIKWSYVTTASGTLNFTGLPKGYYYAQYLLEDGYNGIGEKVFFKVGDIVTELWINKPVFSLGENITASWTDSPGIIKDWLGIYPQNIQTPDDNFISYTYFDGVTQGSKTITGNVNGVPTAPGNYYMVMFTNDSYTEVSNRVQFQVSSGSLGVEEAKSTEKNVILYPNPTKPGEPTFIKSDYPIEKIELVSAAGELLYESKNIHNQRFSLVNENLPKGVYFVKVHARKLFTLKLIIQ, translated from the coding sequence ATGAAACACTATTTCTTCTTTTTTTGTTTCTTGGCTCAAATGGCATTTGGACAGGTTTTGTTCCCATATCTGCAAAACCCGACTCCGAATTCTATGATCGTCAATTGGAAGACCGCTTCCGACAACGAAACAACTGTTATCTACGGGGATTCCCCAACCAATCTGAACGTTACGGTCACCGGTACTACCAACATTTTTTCAGATACAGGATACAATAATAATTACTATTATCACACGGCAAAAATCAGCAACCTCCAGCCGAATACCAAATATTATTATAAGATAAAAACCGGAGTTAATGAATCTGCAGTATACAACTTCAGAACACTCCCTTTGCCAGGACAGCCTGTAACAGCCAATGGAAAGATCCGTTTTCTGATCATGGGAGATAACCAGATCAAAGCTGAACCCAGATATGACAGTCTTACCCTGAATGCTTATAAAAAATTGAAAGAAAAATTCGGAGCCAATTCAGATCCATCCGATAATATTGCGCTTACTTTCATGGTAGGAGACCAGGTAGATGTAGGAACACTGGATCATTATGAGAATGTTCACTTCAAAAAGAATATCAAATTATCACCTTATCTGCCTATACAGACCACAGTAGGGAATCACGAAACTTACGGAACTCTGGGAATGAACTCCTACTATGCACACTTTTATATTGATGAAATCAAGTATAAAGGAATTACTTCAGGAAATGAGAATTATTACGCTCAGCAGGCAGGAAATGTATTGTTTATCAGTTTAAGTTCCGAACATACGGGATCTGCTCAACAGATGTGGTTACAACAAATTTTAAATGAAGCCAACAATGACCCGACAGTAGACTGGATTATCTCGTTAAGCCACAGACCTTATCAGGCAGAGCAGTATGTTGGAGATATTTCAACATGGGTAAGAAACAATGCGGTTCCACTTTTGGTAACATCTGATAAATATCTGTTGCATGTTGGAGCACACCATCATTTATACCACAGAGGCCAGCTTAAAAATACCCCTAATTACCAGATCATTTCAGGAGGAACGGCTTGGGATCAGTATTGGGGCATGTCTAATGAACAGGATTTTGATGATGTGCAGAAAACATTAACGGATTGGACATATCAGATCGTTGAGGTAGATATTCCAACCGGAAAAGTGGATATAGAATGTTACTCAATTGGTGGAAAATATACCAAGAAAAATAATGAACTGGTAGACTCATTTCACAGATATAAAAATCAGCCAAAACCAGCAAAACCATCTATTACCAATACATTTTCAGGTTCAATTACACTCCCTTTAACATTGAATGGAAGTGCTTTCTCATCATCTAACGGAGAACTTTTAAATACAACCCAGTTTTTAATCAGTAAAGCAGCAGATTTCTCTGTGATTGAAAAAGAATTCTACCGCGATTTTGAAAACTGGTTCGGAAAAGATGGAAACGGAAACCCTGATAAAACCAAGAACTTGAATGAAGGGGCAGATATTACAAAGATAACTTTAGCAGCAAACTCTATCCCGAACGGAATTTATTATGTAAAAACCCGCTACAGAGACAGAAACCTGGAATGGAGTGAGTGGAGTGATGTAAAACAATTTGAAATTACCGGAAGTGTAGTTTCTAATCCTACTTTCACTTTAGATAAAACAGAATATGCACAAAATGAACCTATTGTAGCTACTTTCACAGGTGGGCCTGGAAATCAGCAGGACTGGGTAGGAATCTATAAAAAAGGACAGACACCAGGAGGAGGTGTAACTGCACAGACTTATGTTTACACCAACGGGCAAACAGCAGGGACAGCTACTTTCAATAATGGATTACCTAATAAAGGACAATATTTTGCGGGATTTTTTGCTAATAATGGATATACGGATATTGCTCCAAGAAAAAACTTCTATGTAGGCCCAAAAGTACAATTACAGGCTACAGCAGATACATATCCGGTAGGAGGAACTGTAACGATCAATTTTACAAATGCTCCAAGTCTACAGAAAGACTGGATCGGAATTTATAAAATGGGACAGACTCCGGGAACAACAGCTTCTATAAAATGGAGCTATGTAACAACAGCGTCAGGAACCCTTAATTTTACAGGGCTTCCAAAAGGATATTATTATGCTCAGTATTTGCTGGAAGACGGGTATAACGGAATCGGAGAAAAAGTTTTCTTTAAAGTAGGAGATATCGTTACCGAATTATGGATCAACAAGCCTGTATTTTCATTAGGCGAAAATATTACCGCTTCATGGACGGATTCTCCGGGAATCATTAAAGACTGGCTTGGAATCTATCCTCAGAATATCCAGACACCGGATGATAACTTTATTTCTTATACTTATTTTGATGGAGTAACGCAGGGTAGCAAAACGATTACAGGAAATGTAAACGGCGTACCAACCGCACCAGGAAATTACTATATGGTGATGTTTACCAACGACTCTTATACTGAAGTTTCAAACAGGGTACAGTTTCAGGTGAGCTCAGGATCTTTAGGCGTAGAAGAGGCAAAAAGTACTGAGAAAAATGTAATTCTGTATCCAAACCCTACAAAACCGGGTGAACCAACCTTCATTAAGAGTGATTATCCAATCGAAAAAATAGAATTGGTATCAGCAGCAGGAGAATTACTCTATGAGTCAAAGAATATTCATAACCAGCGTTTCTCTTTAGTGAATGAAAATCTTCCGAAGGGAGTATATTTTGTAAAAGTTCACGCAAGAAAACTCTTCACTTTAAAATTGATTATCCAATAA